A genomic region of Vigna radiata var. radiata cultivar VC1973A unplaced genomic scaffold, Vradiata_ver6 scaffold_86, whole genome shotgun sequence contains the following coding sequences:
- the LOC106754271 gene encoding transmembrane E3 ubiquitin-protein ligase 1 isoform X1, with protein MVATQRLEFSLCKKRRGLEFLFQIAVGWWVVLLLVNPVAGLRPLRERTRSWDDEQLFTRKDESNLGPFSQWNITGTYKGTWKFLDTTNGSSRFQDIRKTNGNSVIELVSTPTKISGVHYVQGVVIFHDVFDNEYDVSGAQVRIEGVYIWPFRQLRMVANSGKEGELNQNEDYILSNPYHLLGVFSSQVLQDSSRDKMWRRKHSLIHDAEKHCNIEIAAQVSRLPSSNNEGERDHFHLEGLMESPSADDDGDCFSPLLLNATSVKIEVYYNKAVNYTLMVTFVSFLQVLLLIRQMEHSSTQSGAAKVSILMIGQQAIMDAYLCLLHLTAGILVESLFNAFATAAFFKFVVFSIFEMRYLLAIWKAGRPLSNGEGWETMRRELSVLYSRFYGILLGGILLMYEFHNYLRPILLLMYSFWIPQIITNVIRDSRKPLHPHYILGITVTRLAIPLYIFGCPNNFMRIEPDKSWCLCLAVFIGLQAAILLLQHYLGSRWFIPRQILPEKYSYYRRFDQETRQATDCVICMTAIDISQRSNDCMVTPCDHFFHFGCLQRWMDIKMECPTCRRPLPPA; from the exons CAGCTGTTTACAAGAAAGGACGAGAGCAACTTAGGTCCTTTTTCACAATGGAACATAACGGGAACTTACAAAG GGACTTGGAAATTTTTGGATACCACAAATGGCTCTTCCAGATTTCAAGACATCAGAAAAACAAATGGCAATTCTGTAATTGAGTTAGTTAGTACTCCGACAAAGATAAGCGGAGTGCATTACGTTCAG GGGGTGGTTATATTCCATGATGTGTTTGATAATGAATACGATGTCAGTGGTGCCCAAGTCAGAATAGAAGGTGTATACATATGGCCTTTTAGACAGCTTCGAATGGTTGCCAACAG TGGAAAAGAAGGGGAGTTGAATCAGAATgaagattatattttatctaaTCCATATCATCTG CTTGGAGTTTTCTCATCTCAGGTACTGCAAGATTCTTCGAGAGATAAAATGTGGAGAAGAAAACAct CTCTGATTCATGATGCGGAGAAACATTGTAATATCGAAATTGCTGCTCAGGTTTCACGCTTGCCATCATCAAATAACG AAGGTGAACGTGATCATTTTCATCTAGAAGGGTTAATGGAGAGCCCCTCCGCCGATGATGATGGGGACTGCTTCTCACCGTTACTGCTAAACGCAACGTCTGTCAAAATTGAGGTCTACTATAACAAAGCAGTGAACTATACCTTGATGGTTACTTTT GTTTCTTTCTTGCAAGTCCTTCTATTAATTCGTCAAATGGAGCATAGCAGCACTCAATCT GGTGCTGCTAAGGTTTCCATACTAATGATTGGTCAGCAAGCAATTATGGATGCCTATCTTTGCCTTTTACATCTCACTGCAGGAATACTAGTTG AATCCTTGTTTAATGCTTTTGCAACTGCTGCATTTTTCAAGTTTGTAGTCTTCTCAATATTTGAGATGAGATATCTCCTTGCAATCTGGAAGGCAGGTAGGCCTTTGAGTAATGGTGAAGGTTGGGAAACAATGAGGCGAGAACTTTCAGTTTTATACAGTCGTTTCT ATGGGATTTTGTTGGGAGGCATTCTACTCATGTATGAGTTCCATAATTATTTGAGACCAATTCTTCTTCTTATGTACTCTTTCTGGATACCTCAGATAATCACCAATGTTATTCGCGATTCGCGTAAACCCTTGCATCCTCATTATATCTTAGGGATAACTGTGACTAGGCTGGCAATCCCATTATATATCTTTGGTTGCCCTAACAACTTCATGCGCATAGAACCAGACAAGAGCTGGTGTCTTTGTTTGGCTGTATTTATTGGACTTCAAGCTGCAATTCTCCTACTTCAGCACTATCTTGGGTCACGTTGGTTCATTCCTCGTCAG ATTCTCCCTGAGAAATACAGCTATTATAGGAGGTTTGATCAGGAAACAAGACAGGCTACAGATTGTGTGATTTGCATGACAGCCATTGATATTTCCCAGCGATCTAATGATTGCATG GTGACACCTTGTGATCATTTCTTCCACTTTGGCTGTTTGCAAAGATGGATGGATATAAAGATGGAGTGTCCAACTTGCCGGCGCCCATTACCCCCTGCCTAG
- the LOC106754271 gene encoding transmembrane E3 ubiquitin-protein ligase 1 isoform X2, with protein sequence MVATQRLEFSLCKKRRGLEFLFQIAVGWWVVLLLVNPVAGLRPLRERTRSWDDELFTRKDESNLGPFSQWNITGTYKGTWKFLDTTNGSSRFQDIRKTNGNSVIELVSTPTKISGVHYVQGVVIFHDVFDNEYDVSGAQVRIEGVYIWPFRQLRMVANSGKEGELNQNEDYILSNPYHLLGVFSSQVLQDSSRDKMWRRKHSLIHDAEKHCNIEIAAQVSRLPSSNNEGERDHFHLEGLMESPSADDDGDCFSPLLLNATSVKIEVYYNKAVNYTLMVTFVSFLQVLLLIRQMEHSSTQSGAAKVSILMIGQQAIMDAYLCLLHLTAGILVESLFNAFATAAFFKFVVFSIFEMRYLLAIWKAGRPLSNGEGWETMRRELSVLYSRFYGILLGGILLMYEFHNYLRPILLLMYSFWIPQIITNVIRDSRKPLHPHYILGITVTRLAIPLYIFGCPNNFMRIEPDKSWCLCLAVFIGLQAAILLLQHYLGSRWFIPRQILPEKYSYYRRFDQETRQATDCVICMTAIDISQRSNDCMVTPCDHFFHFGCLQRWMDIKMECPTCRRPLPPA encoded by the exons CTGTTTACAAGAAAGGACGAGAGCAACTTAGGTCCTTTTTCACAATGGAACATAACGGGAACTTACAAAG GGACTTGGAAATTTTTGGATACCACAAATGGCTCTTCCAGATTTCAAGACATCAGAAAAACAAATGGCAATTCTGTAATTGAGTTAGTTAGTACTCCGACAAAGATAAGCGGAGTGCATTACGTTCAG GGGGTGGTTATATTCCATGATGTGTTTGATAATGAATACGATGTCAGTGGTGCCCAAGTCAGAATAGAAGGTGTATACATATGGCCTTTTAGACAGCTTCGAATGGTTGCCAACAG TGGAAAAGAAGGGGAGTTGAATCAGAATgaagattatattttatctaaTCCATATCATCTG CTTGGAGTTTTCTCATCTCAGGTACTGCAAGATTCTTCGAGAGATAAAATGTGGAGAAGAAAACAct CTCTGATTCATGATGCGGAGAAACATTGTAATATCGAAATTGCTGCTCAGGTTTCACGCTTGCCATCATCAAATAACG AAGGTGAACGTGATCATTTTCATCTAGAAGGGTTAATGGAGAGCCCCTCCGCCGATGATGATGGGGACTGCTTCTCACCGTTACTGCTAAACGCAACGTCTGTCAAAATTGAGGTCTACTATAACAAAGCAGTGAACTATACCTTGATGGTTACTTTT GTTTCTTTCTTGCAAGTCCTTCTATTAATTCGTCAAATGGAGCATAGCAGCACTCAATCT GGTGCTGCTAAGGTTTCCATACTAATGATTGGTCAGCAAGCAATTATGGATGCCTATCTTTGCCTTTTACATCTCACTGCAGGAATACTAGTTG AATCCTTGTTTAATGCTTTTGCAACTGCTGCATTTTTCAAGTTTGTAGTCTTCTCAATATTTGAGATGAGATATCTCCTTGCAATCTGGAAGGCAGGTAGGCCTTTGAGTAATGGTGAAGGTTGGGAAACAATGAGGCGAGAACTTTCAGTTTTATACAGTCGTTTCT ATGGGATTTTGTTGGGAGGCATTCTACTCATGTATGAGTTCCATAATTATTTGAGACCAATTCTTCTTCTTATGTACTCTTTCTGGATACCTCAGATAATCACCAATGTTATTCGCGATTCGCGTAAACCCTTGCATCCTCATTATATCTTAGGGATAACTGTGACTAGGCTGGCAATCCCATTATATATCTTTGGTTGCCCTAACAACTTCATGCGCATAGAACCAGACAAGAGCTGGTGTCTTTGTTTGGCTGTATTTATTGGACTTCAAGCTGCAATTCTCCTACTTCAGCACTATCTTGGGTCACGTTGGTTCATTCCTCGTCAG ATTCTCCCTGAGAAATACAGCTATTATAGGAGGTTTGATCAGGAAACAAGACAGGCTACAGATTGTGTGATTTGCATGACAGCCATTGATATTTCCCAGCGATCTAATGATTGCATG GTGACACCTTGTGATCATTTCTTCCACTTTGGCTGTTTGCAAAGATGGATGGATATAAAGATGGAGTGTCCAACTTGCCGGCGCCCATTACCCCCTGCCTAG
- the LOC106754266 gene encoding ADP,ATP carrier protein 3, mitochondrial, whose translation MADGLHSRHPSVVQKLSGQSYFMSRLAPNHSRNYSTSGSYFNGGVQSLGLVPVTANAPAEKGLSGFLVDFLMGGVSAAVSKTAAAPIERVKLLIQNQDEMIKSGRLSEPYKGIGDCFSRTMKDEGVIALWRGNTANVIRYFPTQALNFAFKDYFKRLFNFKKDKDGYWKWFAGNLASGGAAGASSLLFVYSLDFARTRLANDAKAAKKGGERQFNGLVDVYRKTIKSDGIAGLYRGFNISCVGIIVYRGLYFGMYDSLKPVVLVGGLQDSFFASFLLGWGITIGAGLASYPIDTVRRRMMMTSGEAVKYKSSLEAFKIIIAKEGTKSLFKGAGANILRAVAGAGVLAGYDKLQLIVFGKKYGSGGGG comes from the exons ATGGCGGATGGATTGCATTCACGGCATCCATCTGTAGTTCAAAAGTTATCTGGACAGTCTTACTTTATGTCCAGGCTTGCTCCTAATCACTCCAGAAACTATTCTACCAGTGGTAGTTACTTCAATGGAGGCGTGCAGTCTCTGGGTTTGGTTCCAGTCACAGCAAATGCGCCAGCTGAGAAAGGACTGTCTGGATTTTTGGTGGATTTCCTCATGGGAGGAGTGTCAGCTGCTGTGTCCAAGACGGCTGCAGCTCCGATTGAGCGAGTCAAGTTACTCATCCAAAACCAGGATGAAATGATCAAGAGTGGTCGGTTGTCTGAACCTTACAAGGGAATTGGTGATTGTTTCTCTCGAACCATGAAGGATGAAGGGGTGATTGCTCTTTGGAGAGGAAACACGGCTAATGTTATCAGATACTTCCCTACTCAG gcTCTGAACTTTGCTTTCAAGGATTATTTCAAGAGGCTTTTCAACTTCAAAAAAGATAAGGATGGCTACTGGAAGTGGTTTGCTGGGAATCTAGCGTCTGGTGGGGCTGCTGGGGCCTCCTCCCTCTTGTTTGTCTATTCGCTGGATTTTGCTCGAACTCGTCTAGCAAATGATGCAAAGGCTGCAAAGAAGGGTGGTGAGAGGCAGTTCAATGGCTTGGTTGATGTTTACAGGAAAACCATCAAATCTGATGGTATTGCTGGCCTTTACCGTGGTTTCAACATCTCGTGTGTTGGAATCATAGTGTACCGTGGTCTTTACTTTGGAATGTATGATTCTTTGAAACCAGTTGTCTTGGTCGGTGGACTGCag GATAGCTTCTTTGCAAGTTTTCTTCTGGGATGGGGAATCACTATAGGTGCTGGCTTGGCCTCTTACCCCATTGATACGGTGCGTAGAAGGATGATGATGACATCTGGAGAAGCTGTAAAATACAAGAGTTCTTTGGAAGCATTCAAGATAATTATCGCAAAAGAGGGTACGAAGTCACTCTTTAAAGGTGCCGGTGCAAACATATTACGTGCTGTTGCAGGTGCCGGAGTGCTTGCTGGTTATGATAAGCTTCAGCTCATCGTGTTCGGAAAGAAATATGGTTCTGGTGGTGGAGGTTAA